The following proteins are encoded in a genomic region of Neurospora crassa OR74A linkage group VI, whole genome shotgun sequence:
- a CDS encoding niemann-Pick C1 protein — protein sequence MIKLSTFVAASGGLLLSGLGSVTAEIYTPKHEAGRCAIRGHCGSKGLFGSQLPCVDNGLAEEPDDYLRQQLVDLCGPKWSTGPVCCLPEQVDSLKSSLSTVNQIISSCPACKDNFFNMFCTFTCSPNQSLFVNVTKTIEKKGKELVTELDQLISEEYGTGFYNSCKDVKFGPTNSRAMDLIGGGAKNYTQLLKFLGQERFGGSPFQINFPVEYAEPDMKPLPMKPKKCNDEDPNFRCACVDCPEICPTLPDVEQAGSCHVGALPCLSFASILTYSVILFISIAAVVGHVAWKRHAKRRSERLRLLTDAAPSDDEDEGDLTQNVAMIDRPQKTYIINTWCDSAFSKLGYVAATFPAITIVTSILIASILSLGWFHFELEKNPARLWVSPTSPAAEEKAFFDSHFGAFYRAEKVFLVNDTQPSGPGPVLSRDTLLWWMDVEKSVAALKGSNYGSSFQDLCLKPTGDACVVQSVAAYFQDDPDSVDPETWQSTLRTCAASPVECRPAYGQPLDPSMILGGYPEGGNVAEASAMTVTWVLINPSENSPEVDRAMDWEVALKNRLLEVQDEAKERGLRLSFSTEISLEEELNKSTNTDAKIIVISYIIMFLYASLALGSTTLTFKDLIRNPAVSLVESKFTLGIVGIVIVLMSITASIGLFSWAGLRATLIIVDVIPFIVLAVGVDNIFLIVHEFERVNVSYPDDMVEARISRALGRMGPSILFSALTETASFALGAFVGMPAVRNFAIYAAGAVFINAILQVTMFVSVLTLNQIRVEDSRADCFPCIQIKSARVHLASNGAGPAPVYLEAPEESYLQQFIRKVYAPRLLGKKTKAVIVMIFLGVFAAGVALIPEVKLGLDQRVAIPDDSYLIPYFNDLYEYLNTGPPVYFVTREFNATDRAQQQKVCARYTTCEQMSLSNILEQERKRTEVSYISTPTASWIDDFFQWLNPENERCCMERRRPCFANRTPAWNITLSGMPEGDEFVYYLKKFLSAPTNEDCPLGGQASYGSAVLVDSDRDTIPASHFRTSHIPLRSQEDFIDAYAAARRIANEISAETGLDVFPYSVFYVFFDQYASIVSLTGALLGSAIGIIFIVASVLLGSLVTAAVVSFTVVMAIVDIIGAMAVMGVSLNAVSLVNLIICVGIAVEFCAHIARAFMFPSRSCMERAKNRFRGRDARAWTALSNVGGSVFSGITVTKLLGVFVLGFTRSKIFEIYYFRIWVALVIFAATHALVFLPVALSLVGGEGYVDSESDGGLEEDLASRRYRALVPDADSESEDEGF from the exons ATGATAAAGCTATCCACGTTTGTCGCGGCCAGCGGCGGGCTCCTACTATCAGGTCTGGGAAGTGTCACAGCCGAGATATATACGCCAAAGCACGAAGCTGGACGATGTGCTATCAGAGGCCACTGCGGATCCAAGGGTCTCTTTGGAAGCCAGTTGCCCTGTGTTGACAATGGCTTGGCCGAGGAACCCGACGACTATCTCCGTCAACAACTAGTTGATCTCTGTGGCCCAAAATGGAGTACAGGGCCGGTGTGCTGCCTGCCTGAACAG GTTGACTCGCTCAAGTCCTCTCTATCGACAGTGAACCAGATAATATCGTCTTGCCCGGCGTGCAAGGACAACTTCTTCAACATGTTTTGCACCTTTACATGTTCCCCCAACCAGTCGCTGTTCGTCAATGTCACCAAGACAATTGaaaagaagggcaaggaacTAGTGACCGAGCTGGACCAGTTGATTTCTGAAGAGTATGGAACCGGCTTCTACAACAGCTGCAAGGACGTCAAGTTCGGCCCTACAAACTCGAGGGCCATGGACTTGATAGGCGGAGGCGCCAAGAACTACACCCAATTGCTCAAGTTCCTTGGCCAGGAACGCTTCGGTGGCTCGCCTTTCCAGATCAACTTCCCTGTCGAATACGCTGAGCCCGACATGAAGCCGTTGCCCATGAAGCCCAAGAAATGCAACGACGAGGACCCCAACTTCCGTTGTGCCTGCGTCGACTGCCCCGAGATCTGCCCCACGCTCCCGGACGTCGAACAGGCTGGGTCATGCCATGTCGGCGCACTACCGTGCCTGTCATTTGCTTCCATCTTGACTTACAGCGTCATCTTGTTTATCTCCATTGCTGCCGTAGTTGGCCACGTTGCCTGGAAGAGACATGCTAAGCGCAGGAGTGAAAGACTCCGTCTTCTCACTGATGCTGCCCCgagcgacgacgaggatgagggagaCTTGACCCAGAACGTGGCCATGATTGACCGCCCCCAAAAGACATACATCATCAACACATGGTGTGATTCTGCTTTCAGCAAGTTGGGATATGTCGCGGCCACGTTCCCGGCCATTACCATTGTCACCAGCATTCTGATCGCTAGTATCCTCAGTCTTGGCTGGTTCCATTTTGAGCTTGAAAAGAACCCGGCCCGTTTGTGGGTGAGCCCAACTTCACCAGCGGCCGAGGAGAAAGCCTTCTTCGACTCCCATTTCGGCGCCTTCTACCGCGCTGAGAAGGTCTTCCTTGTGAACGACACCCAACCCTCCGGTCCTGGACCCGTCCTGAGCCGTGATACTCTTCTCTGGTGGATGGATGTCGAGAAGAGCGTTGCGGCGCTCAAGGGTTCCAATTATGGAAGCAGTTTCCAGGACCTGTGCCTCAAGCCCACTGGTGATGCTTGCGTTGTTCAGTCAGTTGCTGCTTACTTCCAAGACGATCCCGACTCTGTTGACCCAGAGACTTGGCAGAGCACGTTGCGGACTTGCGCCGCGTCCCCGGTGGAGTGTCGCCCTGCATATGGACAGCCTCTTGACCCTAGCATGATCCTTGGCGGATACCCAGAGGGCGGCAACGTTGCGGAAGCTTCAGCTATGACTGTTACCTGGGTGTTGATCAATCCTTCTGAAAACTCTCCCGAAGTTGACCGTGCGATGGACTGGGAAGTGGCACTCAAGAATCGACTGTTGGAAGTGCAAGATGAGGCCAAAGAGCGCGGTCTCCGCCTTTCCTTCTCTACCGAAATCAGTCTTGAGGAAGAACTCAACAAGTCCACCAACACCGATGCCAAGATCATTGTCATCAGCTACATCATCATGTTCTTGTATGCTTCGCTCGCTCTTGGTTCTACTACTCTGACCTTCAAGGACTTGATTCGCAACCCGGCTGTCTCGCTGGTTGAGTCCAAGTTCACACTCGGTATCGTGGGCATCGTCATTGTTCTCATGTCGATCACTGCCTCGATTGGTCTCTTCTCTTGGGCTGGCCTGCGGGCTACCTTGATCATTGTCGATGTGATTCCGTTCATCGTTCTCGCTGTTGGTGTGGACAACATCTTCCTGATTGTTCACGAGTTTGAGCGTGTGAATGTTAGCTACCCTGACGACATGGTTGAGGCACGGATTTCTAGGGCTTTAGGACGGATGGGCCCCTCGATcctcttctcggccttgacCGAGACGGCATCTTTTGCGCTCGGTGCCTTTGTCGGCATGCCGGCGGTGAGGAACTTCGCCATCTATGCGGCTGGAGCTGTCTTCATCAACGCCATTCTTCAAGTGACCATGTTTGTTTCCGTGCTGACGCTGAACCAGATCCGCGTTGAGGATTCTCGAGCGGACTGCTTCCCTTGCATCCAAATCAAATCTGCTAGAGTCCATCTCGCCAGCAACGGTGCAGGTCCGGCCCCGGTCTATCTTGAGGCTCCCGAGGAAAGTTATCTCCAACAGTTCATTCGCAAGGTTTACGCTCCTCGCCTGTTGGGCAAAAAGACCAAGGCTGTCATTGTCATGATCTTCTTGGGCGTGTTCGCGGCTGGTGTTGCTCTGATTCCCGAGGTCAAGCTGGGTCTGGACCAGCGCGTTGCCATTCCAGACGATTCGTACTTGATACCTTATTTCAACGATCTTTACGAGTACCTCAACACTGGTCCGCCGGTCTATTTTGTCACCAGGGAGTTTAACGCTACTGATCGGGCGCAACAGCAGAAAGTCTGTGCCCGCTATACCACTTGTGAGCAGATGTCGCTTTCGAACATCTTGGAACAGGAGAGGAAGCGGACTGAGGTCTCTTATATCTCGACGCCCACTGCCAGCTGGATTGATGACTTCTTCCAGTGGCTCAACCCCGAGAACGAGAGGTGCTGCATGGAGCGGCGGAGACCCTGCTTTGCGAACCGGACGCCGGCATGGAACATTACTCTTTCTGGCATGCCAGAAGGTGACGAGTTTGTCTACTACTTGAAGAAGTTCCTCAGTGCGCCAACAAATGAAGATTGTCCCTTGGGCGGACAGGCTTCGTATGGCTCTGCTGTTTTGGTTGACTCGGACAGGGACACCATTCCGGCCAGTCACTTCCGTACAAGCCACATCCCGCTCCGCAGCCAAGAGGACTTTATCGACGCTTACGCCGCTGCCCGCCGTATCGCCAATGAGATCAGCGCCGAAACAGGACTAGACGTCTTCCCCTACAGCGTCTTCTACGTCTTCTTCGATCAGTACGCCAGCATCGTCTCGCTCACCGGCGCCCTCCTTGGCTCCGCCATcggcatcatcttcatcgtcgccTCCGTCCTGCTCGGCTCCCTGGTCACAGCAGCAGTAGTCAGCTTCACCGTCGTCATGGCCATCGTCGACATTATCGGCGCCATGGCCGTCATGGGCGTCTCCCTCAACGCCGTCTCGCTCGTCAACCTCATCATCTGTGTCGGTATTGCCGTCGAGTTCTGCGCCCACATTGCCCGTGCCTTCATGTTCCCGTCTCGCTCATGCATGGAGCGCGCCAAGAACCGCTTCCGTGGCCGCGACGCGCGCGCGTGGACTGCTCTCAGCAACGTCGGTGGCTCCGTCTTCTCGGGCATCACGGTCACCAAGCTGCTCGGTGTCTTTGTGCTCGGTTTTACCCGTAGCAAGATCTTTGAGATTTACTACTTCCGTATCTGGGTCGCTTTGGTCATTTTTGCCGCCACACACGCGTTGGTCTTCTTGCCTGTGGCGCTATCGCTGGTCGGAGGCGAGGGGTATGTTGATTCTGAGAGCGATGGAGGGTTGGAAGAGGATTTGGCGAGCCGACGGTATAGGGCTTTGGTGCCGGATGCTGATTCGGAATCGGAGGACGAGGGATTCTAG
- a CDS encoding N-acylethanolamine amidohydrolase, whose protein sequence is MSQKTGSVSQSKRLLNYPDPLRGPDVPYVVERKSNPPIRGWIICAAAFILEYVRFIREMIWRNAGFGDLRKIRPYIEDYEPWFEPQIVPFPDFETTDEVKDDLADDEIPETEAAKRDDLRHRYPQANYYSVEDYRKLYLSGALTPLDVAQALLPLIRRDVENPTEYSSAWFDSKVDKVLAAATASTQRYKEGRSLGPLDGVPTGVKDEYDIDGYETNLGSKNIYTGTIHEEDSITTWCVRKLQESGAIILGKLSMHEFGLDTTGNNPVHGTPRNPHNPNYYTGGSSSGTGYAVSAGLIPIGLGSDGGGSIRIPSSLCGVFGIKPTHGRLSFKPGQNHCLTCACLGPIAADIKSLATVFQVICKPHPSSPFPPLKRLSLTGPPNGGDHPKVLGIPSAWFARATPAIQTLCNTMIRRLCSDHGYTAVEIDIPFLPEGQIAHAITVLTDAATLLPETGNLTYGNRILIALGTVTPASDYMLAMKLRRVLMQHLSWLWQQYPGMLIVTPTTSCEGLPIKSKSELKWGVNDGDRTLQSMEYVWLANFCGLPSISVPAGFVSPESGLVNDMDVQGRGEVPVGLMAMGEWCAEEQLLQFGAVCEEAGADRRRRPPIWVDVVKKAKEEVAQRG, encoded by the exons ATGTCACAAAAAACGGGTTCGGTGTCACAGTCCAAAAGACTGTTGAACTACCCAGACCCTTTGAGAGG TCCGGATGTTCCATATGTTGTGGAGAGAAAGTCCAACCCGCCCATTCGCGGCTGGATCATTTGCGCCGCTGCCTTCAT TCTGGAATATGTTCGCTTTATCAGGGAGATGATATGGCGCAACGCCGGCTTCGGCGACCTACGCAAGATTCGCCCCTATATTGAGGACTATGAGCCATGGTTTGAGCCTCAGATCGTACCCTTTCCAGATTTTGAGACTACCGATGAAGTTAAGGATGACCTTGCGGATGACGAAATCCCGGAAACTGAGGCGGCCAAGCGAGACGACCTCCGCCACAGATATCCCCAGGCAAATTATTACTCAGTGGAGGACTATCGGAAACTCTACCTCTCAGGCGCACTCACACCCTTAGACGTTGCCCAAGCTCTGCTGCCCCTGATCCGCCGCGACGTCGAGAACCCTACCGAGTACTCTTCAGCATGGTTCGACAGCAAGGTTGACAAAGTTTTGGCTGCGGCAACGGCCTCGACGCAGCGGTACAAGGAAGGACGCTCTCTTGGTCCCTTGGATGGTGTTCCCACTGGTGTCAAGGACGAGTACGACATTGACGGCTACGAAACCAACCTTGGCTCGAAAAACATCTACACGGGAACCATTCACGAGGAAGATTCCATCACGACCTGGTGTGTGCGCAAGCTGCAAGAATCCGGCGCCATCATCCTCGGCAAGCTCTCCATGCACGAGTTCGGTCTCGACACCACCGGCAACAACCCGGTTCACGGTACTCCCAGAAACCCTCACAACCCCAACTACTATACAGGCGGCAGCTCCTCTGGCACCGGCTATGCCGTCAGTGCCGGTCTCATCCCTATCGGTCTTGgcagcgacggcggcggcagcattCGCATCCCCTCCAGTCTCTGCGGCGTGTTTGGTATCAAGCCCACCCACGGCCGTCTCTCTTTCAAGCCCGGCCAAAACCACTGCCTGACCTGCGCCTGTCTCGGACCTATCGCCGCGGACATCAAGTCCCTCGCCACCGTCTTTCAAGTAATCTGCAAGCCTCACCCGTCCtctcctttccctcctttGAAGCGCCTCAGCTTGACCGGCCCTCCCAATGGTGGTGACCACCCCAAAGTCCTCGGTATCCCCTCCGCCTGGTTCGCTCGCGCCACGCCCGCCATCCAAACCCTCTGCAACACCATGATCCGGCGCCTCTGCTCCGACCACGGCTACACGGCCGTGGAAATCGAcattcccttccttcccgaGGGCCAAATTGCGCACGCCATCACCGTCCTCACCGACGCCGCCACCCTCCTCCCGGAAACCGGCAACCTGACCTACGGCAACCGCATCCTCATTGCCCTTGGGACCGTCACGCCCGCCTCTGATTACATGCTAGCCATGAAGCTGCGCCGCGTGCTGATGCAGCACCTCTCCTGGCTGTGGCAGCAATACCCGGGAATGTTAATTGTCACCCCCACAACCAGCTGCGAGGGCTTGCCGATCAAGAGCAAGAGCGAGCTGAAGTGGGGCGTGAATGATGGGGATAGAACGCTGCAGAGCATGGAGTATGTTTGGCTGGCAAATTTCTGTGGACTGCCCAGCATCTCCGTGCCCGCTGGGTTTGTCAGTCCAGAGTCGGGGTTGGTGAACGATATGGACGTGCAAGGGAGAGGGGAGGTGCCCGTAGGATTGATGGCTATGGGAGAGTGGTGCGCAGAGGAGCAGCTGTTGCAGTTTGGAGCCGTGTGTGAGGAGGCGGGTGCTGATAGGAGGAGACGGCCGCCGATTTGGGTGGATgtggtgaagaaggccaaggaggaggttgcACAGCgggggtag